A genome region from Bacteroides stercoris ATCC 43183 includes the following:
- a CDS encoding ROK family protein: MNSNMEKPYVVGIDIGGTNTVFGIVDARGTILASGSIKTGAYDEADNYVDEVCKNLLPLIIANGGVDKIKGIGIGAPNGNYYSGTIEFAPNLPWKGVIPLAAMFEERLGIPTALTNDANAAAIGEMTYGAARGMKDFIMITLGTGVGSGIVINGQMVYGHDGFAGELGHTIIRRENGRLCGCGRHGCLETYCSATGVARTAREFLTARTEPSLLRSIPAENITSKDVYDAAVQGDKLAQDIFDFTGTILGEAIADFIAFSSPEAIILFGGLAKSGDYIFKPIQKAIDDNILMIYKGKAKLMMSELKDSDAAVLGASALGWELRDIK; this comes from the coding sequence ATGAATTCAAACATGGAAAAACCCTATGTAGTGGGGATTGACATAGGCGGAACGAACACCGTCTTTGGTATCGTAGATGCACGTGGCACTATTCTTGCAAGTGGTTCCATCAAGACGGGAGCTTATGATGAGGCAGACAATTACGTAGACGAAGTATGCAAGAATCTTCTTCCGCTGATTATCGCGAATGGCGGTGTTGATAAAATAAAAGGTATCGGTATCGGTGCTCCTAACGGCAACTATTATAGCGGTACAATCGAGTTTGCCCCGAATCTTCCGTGGAAAGGAGTAATTCCTTTGGCAGCCATGTTTGAAGAACGTTTGGGCATCCCTACGGCACTGACCAATGACGCCAATGCCGCCGCTATCGGTGAAATGACCTACGGTGCTGCACGCGGTATGAAAGATTTCATCATGATAACGCTGGGTACGGGTGTAGGCAGCGGTATCGTTATCAACGGACAAATGGTATACGGACACGACGGTTTTGCCGGAGAGTTGGGACACACTATCATACGTCGCGAAAACGGTCGTCTCTGCGGATGCGGTCGCCACGGCTGTCTGGAAACTTACTGTTCGGCTACCGGTGTGGCGCGTACTGCACGTGAGTTCCTTACTGCACGTACCGAACCGAGTTTGTTGCGTTCCATTCCGGCCGAAAACATCACCTCTAAGGATGTGTACGATGCAGCCGTTCAAGGTGACAAGCTGGCACAGGATATTTTTGACTTTACCGGTACTATTCTGGGAGAGGCTATTGCAGACTTCATTGCTTTCTCCAGTCCCGAAGCAATTATTCTGTTCGGTGGGTTGGCTAAGTCCGGAGATTACATCTTCAAGCCTATCCAGAAAGCTATTGATGACAATATCCTGATGATTTACAAGGGCAAGGCCAAATTGATGATGTCCGAACTGAAAGACTCTGATGCTGCTGTGCTGGGAGCCAGTGCGTTGGGCTGGGAGTTGAGAGATATTAAATAA
- a CDS encoding ABC transporter permease, producing the protein MIDLWQEIYGTIKRNKLRTFLTGFAVAWGIFMLIVLLGAGNGIIHAFEQNASERALNSIRLGGGWTTQSYEGLKEGRRIQLENKDLAATEKYFPDNIITAGATLRQGDVNISFGQEYINISLMGVHPNYVESEAIKTASGRFINRNDVKERRKVIILHKKSAEILFGKSRTEPVGRFVNAGGVAYRVVGLYEDQGDQSSLAFIPFSTMQTIYNKGDKLNNIIFTTKNLTSEAANETFEKEYRKVIAANHRFNPEDEGAIWIWNRFTQYIQTQNVAGLLRTAIWVIGIFTLLSGIVGVSNIMLITVKERTREFGIRKALGAKPFSILRLIIVESVTITTFFGYIGMVAGIGVTEWMNSAFGTQTADAGMFQARMFSDPTVDIGIAIQATLTLIVAGTLAGFFPAKKAVSISPIEALRAD; encoded by the coding sequence ATGATAGACCTTTGGCAAGAAATATACGGTACAATCAAGCGTAACAAGTTGCGCACGTTCCTCACCGGTTTTGCAGTGGCGTGGGGCATCTTTATGCTTATCGTACTGCTGGGAGCAGGCAACGGCATCATCCATGCTTTCGAACAAAACGCATCCGAACGCGCATTGAACTCCATCCGCCTGGGCGGTGGCTGGACCACCCAATCGTACGAAGGCTTGAAAGAAGGACGGCGTATCCAACTGGAAAACAAAGACCTCGCCGCAACCGAAAAATACTTTCCCGACAATATCATCACTGCCGGCGCCACCCTGCGGCAGGGAGATGTAAACATCAGCTTCGGACAAGAATACATCAATATCTCGCTGATGGGCGTACACCCGAACTACGTAGAGTCCGAAGCCATCAAGACCGCAAGCGGACGCTTTATCAACCGGAACGATGTGAAAGAACGGCGGAAAGTTATCATTCTTCATAAAAAGTCGGCAGAAATTCTTTTCGGAAAGTCACGTACGGAACCTGTCGGCCGGTTTGTCAATGCAGGCGGTGTAGCCTACCGGGTAGTCGGATTGTACGAAGACCAGGGAGACCAAAGCAGCCTGGCCTTTATCCCCTTCTCCACCATGCAAACCATCTATAACAAAGGCGATAAACTCAACAACATCATCTTCACCACCAAAAACCTGACGAGCGAAGCGGCCAACGAAACCTTTGAGAAAGAGTACCGTAAAGTCATTGCCGCCAACCACCGTTTCAACCCGGAAGATGAAGGCGCAATATGGATATGGAACCGCTTTACACAATACATACAGACACAGAACGTAGCCGGCTTGTTGCGTACCGCCATTTGGGTGATAGGTATTTTTACCCTGCTGAGCGGCATCGTAGGCGTATCGAACATCATGCTGATTACCGTCAAGGAACGCACACGCGAGTTCGGCATACGCAAAGCGCTGGGTGCAAAGCCTTTTTCCATCCTTCGGCTGATTATTGTGGAAAGCGTTACGATTACCACTTTTTTCGGCTACATCGGCATGGTGGCAGGCATCGGAGTAACGGAATGGATGAATTCCGCCTTCGGCACACAAACAGCGGATGCGGGTATGTTTCAAGCCAGGATGTTCTCGGACCCCACAGTGGATATCGGCATTGCCATACAGGCTACATTGACTCTGATTGTCGCAGGTACGCTTGCCGGATTCTTCCCGGCTAAAAAGGCGGTAAGCATCAGTCCCATCGAAGCACTTAGAGCAGATTAA
- a CDS encoding bifunctional metallophosphatase/5'-nucleotidase — MKRISIYCLLMFCALLTASAQQTKQLVILHTSDTHSRIEPIDLHAADPYAGAGGVVRRATFLKDFRTKNPDVLLFDCGDISQGTPYYNLFRGEVEVRMMNLMGYDAMTIGNHEFDFGLDNMARLFRMAHFPVVCANYDVTGTVLEGLVKPYVVLERGDMKIGVFGVSPKMEGLVQADKCEGIVYNDPIVAAQEVTDLLRTKEGCDVVICLSHLGFRLKNEVCDEKLAAATRGIDVILGGHSHTFMEKPAFCLNAEGKSIPVLHTGRSGIFVGELDLTLTKE, encoded by the coding sequence ATGAAACGTATATCTATATATTGCCTGCTGATGTTCTGTGCATTGCTGACAGCATCGGCACAGCAGACCAAGCAATTGGTCATTCTGCACACAAGTGACACTCACAGCCGTATCGAACCGATTGACCTGCACGCTGCCGACCCGTATGCAGGGGCGGGCGGTGTGGTACGCCGCGCTACTTTTCTGAAAGATTTCCGTACCAAGAATCCGGATGTCCTGCTCTTTGACTGCGGCGACATTTCGCAAGGTACTCCCTATTACAATCTTTTCCGGGGCGAGGTGGAAGTCCGGATGATGAACCTTATGGGCTATGATGCCATGACTATCGGTAATCATGAGTTTGACTTCGGGCTGGATAATATGGCGCGTTTGTTCCGTATGGCCCACTTCCCGGTGGTATGTGCCAATTACGATGTCACCGGAACCGTTCTTGAGGGACTGGTGAAACCTTATGTAGTCCTGGAACGCGGAGATATGAAAATCGGAGTGTTCGGGGTGAGTCCCAAGATGGAAGGGCTGGTACAGGCCGATAAGTGTGAAGGCATTGTATACAACGATCCTATTGTTGCGGCGCAGGAAGTAACCGACCTTTTGCGGACCAAGGAAGGGTGTGATGTCGTTATCTGTCTTTCCCATCTCGGCTTCCGTCTTAAAAATGAAGTCTGCGATGAGAAGCTGGCGGCGGCAACCAGGGGAATTGATGTAATATTGGGCGGCCATTCCCATACTTTTATGGAGAAACCGGCTTTCTGCCTGAATGCGGAGGGGAAGAGTATTCCGGTATTGCACACCGGGAGAAGCGGCATTTTTGTAGGAGAATTGGATTTGACACTGACGAAGGAATAG
- the rplS gene encoding 50S ribosomal protein L19, protein MDLIKIAEEAFATGKQHPSFKAGDTVTVAYRIVEGNKERVQLYRGVVIKIAGHGEKKRFTVRKMSGTVGVERIFPIESPAIDSIEVNKVGKVRRAKLYYLRALTGKKARIKEKRVNG, encoded by the coding sequence ATGGATTTAATTAAAATTGCAGAAGAAGCATTTGCTACCGGCAAACAACACCCGAGCTTCAAGGCAGGTGACACTGTTACAGTAGCATATCGTATCGTCGAAGGTAACAAAGAACGTGTACAGTTGTACCGTGGCGTTGTTATCAAGATTGCCGGACATGGAGAGAAGAAGCGTTTTACTGTACGTAAGATGTCTGGTACTGTAGGTGTAGAACGTATTTTCCCGATTGAATCACCGGCTATCGACAGCATCGAAGTGAACAAAGTGGGTAAAGTTCGTCGCGCTAAATTGTACTACCTGCGTGCTCTTACCGGTAAGAAAGCAAGAATTAAAGAAAAAAGAGTTAACGGTTAA
- a CDS encoding ABC transporter ATP-binding protein: MIQLKDINKTYNNGAPLHVLKGIDLDIRKGEFVSIMGASGSGKSTLLNILGILDNYDTGEYYLNGTLIKNLSENKAAEYRNRMIGFIFQSFNLISFKDAVENVALPLFYQGVSRRKRNAMALEYLERLGLKEWAHHMPNEMSGGQKQRVAIARALITRPQIILADEPTGALDSKTSVEVMQILKDLHETGMTIVVVTHESGVANQTDKIIHIKDGVIGSIEENLNHDASPFGKDGFMK, encoded by the coding sequence GTGATACAACTGAAAGACATCAACAAGACCTATAATAACGGAGCACCGCTACACGTACTCAAAGGCATCGACCTTGATATCCGAAAAGGAGAGTTCGTCTCTATTATGGGAGCGTCAGGCTCCGGAAAATCCACGCTCCTCAACATCTTAGGCATTCTGGACAACTACGATACAGGAGAATATTACCTGAACGGTACGCTTATCAAGAACCTGAGCGAAAACAAAGCCGCCGAATACCGCAACCGTATGATTGGCTTTATCTTCCAGTCATTCAATCTGATTTCCTTCAAGGATGCGGTAGAGAATGTGGCTCTTCCTCTCTTCTATCAAGGAGTAAGCCGCCGGAAGCGTAACGCTATGGCGTTGGAATATCTGGAACGCCTGGGGCTGAAAGAGTGGGCTCACCACATGCCCAACGAAATGTCCGGCGGACAGAAGCAGCGTGTAGCCATTGCCCGTGCATTGATTACCCGCCCCCAGATTATCCTTGCCGACGAACCGACCGGTGCTCTCGACAGCAAGACTTCCGTAGAGGTCATGCAAATTCTGAAAGACTTGCATGAAACGGGCATGACCATCGTGGTCGTAACCCACGAGAGCGGCGTTGCCAATCAGACAGACAAGATTATCCACATTAAAGACGGTGTGATAGGAAGCATTGAAGAGAACCTGAATCACGACGCATCGCCATTCGGCAAGGACGGTTTCATGAAATAA
- a CDS encoding TolC family protein, which produces MKKKILIYMAVLACIQVQAQDRWSLRQCIDYAIEHNIDIRRTANAAEQSSVEVNTAKWARLPNLNASAGQNWNWGRTQTAIKDESTGDYSTVYVNTGSHGTNMSVSTSIPLFTGLEIPNQYALAKLNLKAALADLEKAKEDISINIASAYLQVLFNEELHRVSLGQVELSKEQCNRIERLAEVGKASPAEVAEAKARVAQDEMNAVQTGNNYQLALLDLSQLIELETPEGFLLENPAATIELIPLASPDEIYQLALGCKASIQAAQYRLEGSKHSIRIAQSGYYPQLTLSGSLGTNYYSTINRTFSRQMSDNFNKYIGFNLSVPIFNRLATRNRVRTARLQRENYSLQLDNAKKDLYKEIQQAWYNAAASESKYTSSSAAASASEASFKLMSEKYENGKANTVEYNEAKQNLMKAQSDELQAKYEYLFRTKILDFYKGEPIE; this is translated from the coding sequence ATGAAGAAAAAGATACTTATATATATGGCCGTTCTGGCTTGCATACAAGTTCAGGCGCAAGACCGCTGGTCGCTACGGCAATGTATAGACTACGCCATCGAGCATAATATCGACATCCGCCGGACAGCCAATGCAGCCGAACAAAGCAGTGTTGAAGTGAATACCGCCAAATGGGCACGACTGCCGAACCTTAATGCCAGTGCCGGACAAAACTGGAACTGGGGACGCACGCAGACCGCTATCAAGGACGAGAGTACCGGTGATTACTCCACCGTATATGTCAACACAGGCAGTCACGGTACAAATATGTCCGTTTCCACCAGTATTCCACTGTTTACCGGACTCGAGATACCCAACCAGTATGCTTTGGCCAAATTAAACCTAAAAGCCGCTCTTGCCGACTTGGAGAAAGCCAAAGAAGATATCTCCATCAATATAGCCTCAGCCTACTTACAGGTACTGTTCAACGAAGAACTGCACCGGGTTTCTTTAGGACAAGTAGAGCTGAGCAAAGAACAATGCAACCGCATAGAGCGGCTGGCAGAAGTAGGGAAAGCCTCTCCGGCAGAAGTTGCCGAAGCCAAAGCACGTGTAGCGCAGGATGAGATGAATGCGGTACAGACGGGCAATAACTATCAACTGGCATTGCTCGACCTCAGCCAGCTTATCGAACTGGAAACACCGGAAGGTTTCCTCTTGGAAAATCCTGCCGCAACAATAGAACTTATCCCATTGGCTTCTCCGGACGAAATATATCAGTTAGCATTAGGTTGCAAGGCCTCAATACAAGCTGCACAGTATCGTCTGGAAGGAAGTAAACACAGTATCCGAATCGCCCAAAGCGGTTACTATCCGCAACTGACTCTCAGCGGGAGTCTCGGTACGAATTATTATTCGACAATCAATCGCACTTTCAGCCGGCAAATGAGTGATAATTTCAACAAATACATCGGTTTTAATCTGAGTGTTCCCATCTTTAACAGACTGGCTACACGCAACCGGGTACGTACAGCCCGCCTGCAACGTGAAAACTACTCCTTGCAACTGGATAATGCCAAGAAGGACCTCTACAAAGAAATTCAGCAGGCATGGTACAATGCGGCAGCATCCGAAAGCAAGTACACAAGCAGCAGCGCGGCAGCCTCGGCAAGCGAAGCATCGTTTAAGCTGATGAGCGAGAAATACGAAAACGGGAAAGCGAACACCGTAGAATACAATGAGGCCAAGCAGAACCTGATGAAAGCACAATCCGATGAACTACAAGCCAAATACGAGTACCTGTTCCGTACCAAGATACTGGACTTTTATAAAGGAGAGCCTATCGAATAA
- a CDS encoding ABC transporter permease produces MRIDMDTCEEILVTITRNKTRSLLTAFGVFWGIFMLVALIGGGQGMQEQMKAQFEGFATNSGFIAAQKTSEAYKGFRKGRWWDLEMEDVERVRSIDGIKTATPSFALWGQTAVYGENKYECSVKGLYPEYEQIEHQEMTYGRFINDVDIREARKVCVIGKRVYESLFKPGEDPCGKYIRVNGIYYRVIGMCSSEGNVNIQGQASEAVTLPFTTMQQTYNLGQRIDVVCFIMKPGVKVKDVEPEIEHRIKAAHYISPDDKQAIMFLNAEAMFSMMDTLMTGTRILIWMVGLGTLFAGAIGVSNIMMVTVKERTTEIGIRRAIGARPKDILQQILSESMVLTTVAGMAGISFAVLILQILESAANDPGVIKTHYQVSFGLAIGTCALLIALGMLAGLAPAYRAMAIKPIEAIRDE; encoded by the coding sequence ATGAGAATAGACATGGATACATGCGAGGAAATCCTCGTTACGATAACAAGAAACAAGACACGCAGTCTACTGACGGCGTTCGGTGTATTCTGGGGCATCTTCATGCTTGTGGCACTTATTGGCGGCGGACAAGGCATGCAGGAACAAATGAAAGCGCAATTTGAAGGTTTCGCTACAAACTCCGGATTTATTGCAGCGCAAAAGACAAGCGAGGCCTACAAAGGATTTCGTAAAGGACGCTGGTGGGATCTGGAAATGGAAGATGTGGAACGGGTACGCAGCATCGACGGAATAAAAACGGCCACTCCTTCATTTGCCTTATGGGGACAGACAGCCGTTTACGGAGAAAACAAATACGAATGCAGCGTCAAAGGTCTATACCCCGAATATGAGCAGATAGAACATCAGGAAATGACGTACGGCCGCTTTATCAATGACGTGGATATACGTGAGGCGCGCAAGGTATGCGTCATTGGCAAACGCGTGTACGAAAGCCTCTTCAAGCCGGGCGAGGACCCTTGCGGAAAATATATCAGGGTAAACGGCATTTATTACCGTGTTATCGGCATGTGCTCTTCCGAGGGCAATGTGAACATACAGGGACAGGCTTCGGAAGCGGTTACCCTACCCTTCACAACGATGCAGCAGACATATAATCTGGGACAAAGAATAGATGTAGTCTGTTTTATCATGAAACCGGGAGTGAAGGTTAAGGACGTAGAACCGGAAATAGAACATCGCATCAAAGCCGCCCATTACATCTCGCCGGACGACAAACAGGCAATCATGTTCCTCAATGCAGAAGCCATGTTTTCCATGATGGACACACTGATGACAGGTACCCGCATCCTTATCTGGATGGTGGGCTTGGGAACCTTGTTTGCCGGAGCTATCGGCGTATCCAATATCATGATGGTAACGGTAAAGGAACGCACTACGGAAATAGGCATACGGCGTGCCATCGGTGCCCGTCCCAAAGATATTCTGCAACAAATCCTTTCGGAAAGTATGGTACTGACTACCGTAGCCGGCATGGCAGGTATCTCTTTTGCCGTACTTATACTGCAAATACTGGAAAGCGCAGCGAATGATCCCGGAGTCATCAAGACCCATTATCAAGTCTCCTTCGGACTGGCTATCGGCACTTGCGCCCTTCTCATTGCATTAGGGATGCTGGCAGGACTGGCACCTGCTTACCGCGCAATGGCCATCAAACCTATCGAAGCGATAAGGGATGAGTAA
- a CDS encoding malate dehydrogenase, with amino-acid sequence MEFITNEKLTIVGAAGMIGSNMAQTAIMMHLTPNICLYDPYAPGLEGVAEEMFHCGFEGLNLTFTSDIKEALTNAKYVVSSGGAARKAGMTREDLLKGNAAIAEEFGKNVKAYCPDVKHVVVIFNPADITGLITLLYSGLKPSQVTTLAALDSTRLRSELSKHFGIAPDKIENCRTYGGHGEQMAVYASTTKVDGKPLLDIIGTPALTKEEWAEIQTKVTKGGANIIALRGRSSFQSPAYISIEMIAAAMGGKPFRWPAGTYVHSHGFDHIMMAMETEINKDGVHYKELKGTPEEEAKLKESYAHLCKLRDEVIGMGVLPPIKDWHSINPNID; translated from the coding sequence ATGGAATTTATTACAAACGAAAAGCTGACCATTGTAGGTGCAGCCGGTATGATCGGCTCCAACATGGCACAGACTGCAATCATGATGCACCTCACCCCGAACATCTGTTTATACGACCCTTATGCTCCCGGTCTGGAAGGTGTGGCGGAAGAAATGTTCCACTGCGGATTCGAAGGCCTGAACCTGACATTCACATCCGACATTAAAGAGGCTCTGACCAATGCCAAATATGTAGTGTCTTCCGGTGGTGCAGCCCGTAAAGCAGGTATGACCCGTGAGGATTTGCTAAAAGGCAATGCCGCCATTGCCGAAGAATTCGGTAAGAACGTGAAAGCTTACTGCCCGGATGTGAAGCACGTGGTTGTCATCTTTAACCCGGCCGATATTACCGGCCTGATTACATTATTGTACTCAGGATTGAAGCCATCTCAGGTTACAACACTGGCAGCCCTTGACAGTACCCGCCTGCGTAGCGAACTTTCCAAACATTTCGGCATTGCTCCCGATAAGATAGAGAACTGCCGTACATATGGCGGACATGGCGAACAAATGGCTGTATATGCTTCTACCACCAAAGTAGATGGGAAACCGTTGCTGGATATCATCGGCACTCCTGCCCTGACAAAGGAAGAATGGGCAGAAATACAGACCAAAGTTACCAAAGGCGGCGCTAACATTATCGCTTTACGCGGTCGTTCTTCTTTCCAAAGCCCTGCGTATATTTCCATAGAAATGATTGCTGCCGCCATGGGTGGAAAGCCTTTCCGCTGGCCGGCAGGCACATATGTACACAGTCATGGTTTCGACCATATCATGATGGCTATGGAAACCGAAATCAATAAGGACGGTGTGCACTACAAAGAGCTGAAAGGTACTCCCGAAGAAGAGGCTAAACTGAAAGAAAGTTACGCCCACCTCTGTAAACTACGCGACGAAGTTATAGGAATGGGCGTATTGCCGCCCATTAAAGACTGGCACAGTATCAATCCGAATATAGATTAA
- a CDS encoding efflux RND transporter periplasmic adaptor subunit, producing the protein MKTKKYLKIASLAVVAAIFIWTFVFLYRKSQPTVKVYETIVPETADLEKTTVATGKVEPRDEVLIKPQISGIISEVYKEAGQSVKQGEVIAKVKVIPELGTLNSAESRVRLAEINAKQAETDFARVEKLFNDKLISNEEYEKGEVNVKQAREELQTAKDNLEIVKEGITKNSASFSSTLIRSTITGLILDVPIKVGNSVIMSNTFNDGTTIATVANMNDLIFRGNLDETEVGRVHEGMPVKLTIGALQNLSFNAVLEYISPKGVEENGANQFEIKAAIQAPDSVQIRSGYSANAEIVLERALKTLALPESTVEFSGDSTFVYVLTDSVPQQKFKRQQIEVGMSDGIKIAVKSGLTAKDKVRGAEKKDK; encoded by the coding sequence ATGAAAACAAAGAAGTATCTGAAAATCGCATCACTGGCGGTAGTAGCTGCCATATTTATCTGGACATTCGTGTTTTTGTACCGGAAATCCCAGCCCACTGTAAAGGTATATGAGACCATCGTTCCGGAAACAGCCGATTTGGAAAAGACAACCGTAGCCACCGGAAAAGTGGAGCCCAGAGATGAAGTGCTTATCAAGCCGCAAATATCCGGTATCATTTCCGAAGTATATAAAGAAGCCGGACAAAGCGTCAAGCAAGGCGAAGTGATTGCCAAAGTAAAGGTTATCCCCGAACTGGGCACGCTGAACTCTGCCGAAAGCCGCGTCCGTCTGGCAGAAATCAATGCCAAACAAGCCGAAACGGACTTTGCCCGTGTCGAGAAGTTGTTTAATGACAAACTCATCAGCAACGAAGAATACGAAAAGGGGGAAGTGAACGTAAAACAGGCACGGGAGGAATTGCAAACAGCCAAAGACAATCTGGAAATCGTAAAGGAAGGTATCACCAAGAACAGCGCTTCATTCAGCAGCACATTGATTCGTTCCACCATTACCGGACTGATTCTGGACGTACCTATCAAAGTCGGCAACTCCGTTATCATGAGCAATACGTTCAACGACGGAACAACAATCGCCACGGTTGCCAATATGAATGACCTCATCTTCCGGGGCAACCTGGATGAGACCGAGGTAGGCCGCGTACACGAAGGCATGCCGGTAAAGCTGACTATCGGTGCATTGCAAAACCTCTCGTTCAACGCCGTACTGGAATACATATCTCCGAAAGGCGTAGAAGAAAACGGAGCCAACCAATTCGAAATCAAAGCGGCCATCCAGGCGCCGGACAGCGTACAAATCCGTTCCGGCTATTCCGCCAATGCGGAAATTGTGCTGGAACGTGCCCTCAAGACGCTCGCCCTGCCGGAAAGTACGGTTGAGTTCAGTGGAGACAGCACCTTTGTATATGTACTGACCGACAGTGTACCTCAACAGAAGTTCAAACGCCAACAGATAGAAGTAGGCATGAGCGACGGTATCAAAATTGCCGTCAAAAGCGGCCTGACTGCCAAAGACAAAGTGCGTGGCGCCGAGAAAAAAGATAAATAA
- a CDS encoding 5'-nucleotidase C-terminal domain-containing protein — MKKCYLKIVSGTALAVMFLFASCHSAYEVTKAEGRMQPIDSTYDVAPDAEAMALLAPYKAKIDSMMYRVVGTAEMSMDKGAPESLLSNLVADVLRGAAAQVLGKPADMGLVNMGGLRNVLTEGPITCGNIYEILPFENSLCVVTLKGVYLKQLFESIAARGGEGVSGVKLRITKSGKLLGATVAGKPVVDDKLYTVATIDYLADGNSDMTALIQAEKRDCPPGATLRGLFMDYVEQQTAAGKKITSRMEGRITVED, encoded by the coding sequence ATGAAGAAATGTTATTTGAAAATCGTCTCAGGAACAGCGTTGGCAGTGATGTTTTTGTTTGCATCTTGCCATTCGGCCTACGAAGTGACAAAAGCCGAAGGGCGCATGCAGCCGATAGACTCTACCTATGATGTTGCTCCCGATGCGGAAGCCATGGCGTTGCTTGCCCCCTACAAGGCGAAGATAGACAGTATGATGTACCGGGTAGTGGGCACTGCCGAGATGTCTATGGATAAAGGAGCTCCCGAAAGCCTCCTTTCCAATCTGGTGGCCGATGTGCTGCGCGGAGCGGCTGCGCAGGTGCTTGGAAAACCTGCCGATATGGGGCTTGTGAATATGGGTGGATTGCGGAACGTGCTGACGGAAGGCCCCATTACTTGCGGCAACATCTACGAAATACTGCCGTTCGAGAACTCACTTTGTGTCGTGACTTTGAAAGGTGTTTATCTGAAGCAACTGTTTGAGAGCATTGCGGCACGTGGCGGCGAAGGAGTCAGCGGCGTGAAGTTGCGGATTACCAAAAGCGGAAAGTTGCTGGGGGCTACTGTAGCCGGCAAGCCGGTTGTCGACGACAAACTGTACACGGTTGCCACTATCGATTATCTGGCCGACGGCAATAGCGATATGACCGCCCTGATTCAGGCCGAAAAGAGAGATTGTCCGCCGGGTGCGACCTTGCGCGGTCTGTTTATGGACTATGTAGAGCAACAGACGGCAGCAGGCAAGAAGATTACTTCGCGCATGGAAGGACGAATCACCGTGGAAGATTAA
- a CDS encoding S1 RNA-binding domain-containing protein has translation MSIELGKFNTLRVVKEVDFGMYLDGGEEGEILLPSRYVPENCKPGDELTVFIYLDNEERLVATTLTPLVQVGEFACLEVAWINQYGAFLNWGLMKDLFVPFREQKMKMQVGKQYVIHAHLDDESYRIVASAKVDRYLSKEKAPYEPGQEVSILIWQKTDLGFKAIIENRYSGLLYESEIFQPLHTGMTLKAYVKQVREDGKIDLILQKPGQGKVEDFAATLLDYIREQGGHITLHDKSPAEEIYDTFGVSKKTFKKAVGDLYKKHLVSLQENGIELAKKL, from the coding sequence ATGAGTATAGAGTTAGGAAAGTTCAATACCTTGAGGGTGGTGAAAGAGGTTGATTTCGGCATGTATCTGGATGGTGGTGAAGAAGGAGAAATTCTGCTTCCGTCGCGTTATGTGCCCGAAAACTGCAAGCCGGGAGATGAACTGACTGTGTTTATCTACCTGGATAACGAGGAACGGTTGGTAGCTACCACACTGACACCATTAGTACAGGTCGGTGAGTTTGCCTGTTTGGAAGTGGCATGGATAAATCAATACGGCGCTTTCCTCAACTGGGGGTTGATGAAAGATTTGTTTGTTCCTTTCCGTGAACAGAAAATGAAGATGCAGGTTGGGAAGCAATATGTAATCCATGCTCATCTGGATGATGAGAGTTACCGGATTGTAGCCTCTGCCAAAGTGGACCGTTATCTTTCGAAAGAAAAAGCGCCTTATGAACCCGGTCAGGAAGTCAGCATACTTATCTGGCAGAAGACTGATTTAGGTTTTAAGGCTATTATTGAGAACCGATATAGCGGTTTGCTGTATGAAAGCGAGATATTTCAACCTCTGCATACAGGCATGACATTGAAGGCTTATGTAAAGCAGGTTCGCGAGGATGGAAAGATTGACCTGATACTTCAGAAACCGGGGCAGGGCAAGGTGGAAGACTTTGCTGCTACCTTATTGGATTATATCCGTGAGCAGGGCGGACACATCACTTTGCATGACAAGAGCCCTGCCGAAGAGATTTACGATACATTCGGTGTCAGCAAGAAAACCTTTAAAAAAGCAGTTGGCGATTTATACAAAAAACATCTGGTATCGCTGCAGGAAAATGGGATTGAACTGGCAAAAAAACTCTAA